GTGCTAGTCGTCGCTCCTTGAGAGATGATCCAAACTATGATGCCTTAATTGCAGCCTTGTATCCAGATATTGACAAGTATGAGGAAGAGGTATATGTTGGCCGATAAGTTGCAACTCATACTAGTATTTGATTTACTGTCTCATTTTCTAATGTCTAGCACATATTATTGTGCATCTGCCCTAGGAATTGGCTTTCCATGAAGAGGAAAGGGCTCGCAATAAGCAGGTAAACTTTACGAAGTTTAGCTATGAAGCCTTCTGCCCAACTACACACATTCTTTTGTTTTGACATTCGTAagttcatttatttttgtttgttgggtCACATCTTCAGTGTCCCACAACAGTTTATTAAGGAAGTCTGTTTGACATCAAAAGAAAGCAGGGGGGGAAGTCTTGTTTGTATTTCTCATAAAATCACGGCATTCCTGTGATTGAAACCACAGGAACTGAAAATTCCTAAACTCTAGATGATAAATGCCTTTATTTTTGTAGGTGAGTACCTAACTTACACGTTTCTATTATTTGAAATAGTACAGTGCCTTGTGATAGAGTAGTATAATGGCCGGAAAGTCATTGATTTTGAGCAATCAAGTATTGAGCTTCCTCTTCAAATTGTTCACCAGCAGAACCTTTAGATGTCTAGTGTTTTTACTTATTCATTGCAGCAAGGCTGTAATATTTAGCTTTATTTGGATAGATACAAGCTTCCATTGCCCAAACTCTTCAACGGCAAGCAGAAGCTCTGGGTAAGAAGCGGTCAACAGTTAGGAGAACACGGGGCTATCGAAATTTGAGAGGAAGGAGAAACTATCGAAATGCTGCTGAAAGTCCAGGATCCGATGACAACGAGGATGCGAATGGTAATGATGGAGGCAAAGATTCGTCTTCTGCTGATGAGCACACAGAAGTCAGACCCAAGAGAACGAAAAGATGGGGAGGAGCTCGATTTTCTCAGCCTTCTCCAGCAGCTACTGATGTAGATGGAGGTGGTGATGAAAATGATACTGAAATAAATCGAGAACCCATGGGTGCATCTGCTGGACTTGTTGGCAGCTCAGAAAGGCTTGCTTGGGGCAAAAATGGCATGCGGAGTCACACACGGTATAGCAGTATGAGTGGTGGAAATGGTAAGAATGCTCGGAACAGCCGCCTCTCAAAATTAGCTGATTATCTGCGGAACTTAGAGGAAAAGGATGATAAGGTAAAGTACATTTTGGGTGATGAACTTGGGACTCAGCTGTAATGAGGAACTGTGAATTCCATTTGTGGCTTTGAAGTGGCACAAACTGTTGAATATACTGAAGAGTCACAATTAGTTCACAGCCCTTTTACGATGACTGatatcatcattttattttatattttttggtttttggtggCAGGGTGAATAATATATGCTTCTAGCTCCCAGTTACACTAAATTTATTGGAAAATAATAGTTTCCTTGTTATTTCAGTTGACTATCAGCCTCATGCTTGTTTCTTTCAATGAACAAAGTATCCCAAGTTTGGAGAGGCCCTACCTTTGCTGCAGGTCCACCCTGTCAGTTAGACAACTGCGCCAGGTGTTATTCCTCAGTCCTATACTCTGTTTTTCATCTAATTGCAGTTCATCACATTGTAAAAGCTTCAATCACCACTACTGGAAGTGGTTCTCATGCCTGTTAATACAGTATGTAGCTGTCCAGACTGCATTGGAAGATGATGAAGTTGTATTATACTTGGTAAAAGAATTACATTCCAAAATCGACCTTTCAACCTCTTCAAGTTCTCCACTGTCCAAGTCCAATGTAATTGATCCGGACAAAGATAAGTTGCGAGTCCTAGGGGAGGAGGAAACTCTGGCAGGACTTATGACAGACAACCTTATTCATGGATATTTGGTAATCATTTCTTCTAGAAttgcattaatatattatacacgtaaaaatatacaaaacacacggttttagttttatttacaGTTGTTAATGCATATCTTCTGGCTTGTAGTTGGAACACTAGCTTGATCCTTTTGTTTTGATTGTGATCTTTCAGCTTCTGGCATACACAAGGAAGTCGTGGAACTCAAATTTTGTGACGGGTTTGTCATGAAGAACAAGCTTTCTCATCTTTCGTTTATCAAAGTGTGGTATATAGTTATACTGAGAATGGAGTCTCTGCTAATAGATAGTTTCAATGCTCTAGGCTATTTTATATTAGGACCAAATCAAAGCTTTCCCAGGTTGGAAAGTACACAGAAAATGAATATATTAGAATCAGGAAGGTTGTTGTCACACTAAAAGGTTCGTTACCACTTTCTACAAGCATCCATAGATTTATCTAGCCGTCACTATATTCCCTTGAAAGTGTAGTGCATGCTTATATTGTTCTTTCTACTGCTGTTTAATGAGctcaaatcaacaaaaaaagagCTTTTATATCATATGGGGGCTGGTTTCATGGAAATCGTGGATATTGAAATGCCTATCTCTCTTTTAAATTATGTCTATAGAAAGATTTCTA
This DNA window, taken from Alnus glutinosa chromosome 5, dhAlnGlut1.1, whole genome shotgun sequence, encodes the following:
- the LOC133869437 gene encoding putative E3 ubiquitin-protein ligase RING1a isoform X2, translated to MPAQKRGQDAAEDDPVQDTQSNNHEHLEDAEESDRSPSSSYGDNKDEFVAVKLSDIRKEVQCPICLGIIRKTRTVMECLHRFCRECIDKSMRLGNNECPACRTHCASRRSLRDDPNYDALIAALYPDIDKYEEEIQASIAQTLQRQAEALGKKRSTVRRTRGYRNLRGRRNYRNAAESPGSDDNEDANGNDGGKDSSSADEHTEVRPKRTKRWGGARFSQPSPAATDVDGGGDENDTEINREPMGASAGLVGSSERLAWGKNGMRSHTRYSSMSGGNGKNARNSRLSKLADYLRNLEEKDDKLTISLMLVSFNEQSIPSLERPYLCCRSTLSVRQLRQYVAVQTALEDDEVVLYLVKELHSKIDLSTSSSSPLSKSNVIDPDKDKLRVLGEEETLAGLMTDNLIHGYLLLAYTRKSWNSNFVTGLS
- the LOC133869437 gene encoding putative E3 ubiquitin-protein ligase RING1a isoform X1, whose protein sequence is MPAQKRGQDAAEDDPVQDTQSNNHEHLEDAEESDRSPSSSYGDNKDEFVAVKLSDIRKEVQCPICLGIIRKTRTVMECLHRFCRECIDKSMRLGNNECPACRTHCASRRSLRDDPNYDALIAALYPDIDKYEEEELAFHEEERARNKQIQASIAQTLQRQAEALGKKRSTVRRTRGYRNLRGRRNYRNAAESPGSDDNEDANGNDGGKDSSSADEHTEVRPKRTKRWGGARFSQPSPAATDVDGGGDENDTEINREPMGASAGLVGSSERLAWGKNGMRSHTRYSSMSGGNGKNARNSRLSKLADYLRNLEEKDDKLTISLMLVSFNEQSIPSLERPYLCCRSTLSVRQLRQYVAVQTALEDDEVVLYLVKELHSKIDLSTSSSSPLSKSNVIDPDKDKLRVLGEEETLAGLMTDNLIHGYLLLAYTRKSWNSNFVTGLS